In the Colletotrichum lupini chromosome 4, complete sequence genome, GCCACGGCGGGCAGATGTGTATTATCGCGGAACGCCTCCGGCAGCGCCTCCCCAAAGAAGACGATATCCGGCTTCACGAGCCCGCCGCAGGAATCGCACTTGGGCACGTTTTCGTCCTGGACATGCTTCTCCATCCGGTCGGCGGGGAAGGGGTCCTTGCACTCGATGCAGCGCTGGGTGGCGAAGCTGCCGTGCGCCTCGATGATCTTGTCGTCCGGCACGCCGGCACGCCTCTCGAGGCAGTCAATGTTTTGTGTAAAGTTCATCTGCAGGAGACCCTTCTTCGCGAGCAGGGCGATGAAGGCGTGAGAGACGGTGGGGTGGAATTTTCCCGGGTAAAGCTCTTTGGCGAGGTAGTAGAAGGGCTCGGGGTGCTTGCGGAAGTAGGAGATGTCGAAGACGGCTTCGGCGTAGGGGAGGTTCAAGCGGGCTAAGTTGGCGTAGAGGCCGGTGCCGGGTGACCTGAAGTCGGGGACTGGGTGGTGATTGTGTTAGAAACTTGCGCAAACTTGGTCTCAATCGTCAAGGGAGGGCGCATACTGCCAGCGGCTGTGGAGATTCCGGCGCCGGTCATGACGGCAATCTTTTTCGCATCGCCGGATTTGATGTAATCAGCAATGGCCTCCAGCGAGCGCGACTCGAGCGTCTTGGGCTGGACGCTGTCGTCCAGCATCGTCGACTCCTCGTTACCCATCTTCTTGCGCGGCCGGTTGGAGTTGGGCCGGCCCTTGGGATGTTTCTCGCGGCGTCGGCGGCCTATGATGGGCAGGTTGGCGGGGTTGGTGGGTAGGGGTGGCGGGGAGAAAAAGTCAGGTCGTGCGGTGCGAGTTGCCGTCTATCTTACTGTCGAAGAGAGAGGAGTACACCAAAAGCGCCTTAGGTATTTGCCGCGTACTACAAAAGAAGCTCTAGGTTTATGTTTCGGTCAATGTGCGAGTGTAGCCTGGAGTGGATGGATGGTAGGTAAGAGGCAGCTATCTGCCTCGCCGGCGACTCACAAAAAAGTCGTTGGTTCGCTTCGCCGTTACATCATGCGGCGACCCCACCCCCGCCATCCCTCAGCGTCGTGCTCGGGCGTTTGGAGCTCTTATCGTTATCAGATGAGCCCTACAGCGGTGGCGGACATCGCGGGCCAAGACCGGGAATACGGGCAGGTAGCTTAGAATGGTCAGTCAATGTCCATTGGGTGTAGATTCCCATCTACCTGATCATGACCTCGAATCTTGCCATCTCCCTTCTTTACTCACAGCAACTTTTTCATCTCGATGGATTTACCCGTTGTACTTTTTCAAACAGAGAAATTGAGGATGACGAGAAATTGAGGATAACTGTATTTGGCATGTGCATCTCTCTATTCTAATGGACATGGATTCCGTGCATCGACGTCTATCCCTCTAGACAACAACAAGGTAGGTATCTATCGAATCTTGTCTCTAGGCAAACGATAGGCAAACGCGATCGCAGTACCAGCAATAGCCATGACAGTCGCGGCCATATACGGCAGACCGAGCCATATGCCTCCTGCCGAGTTGCCAGCTTTCAGCAAGCCCGAAATCACCGGAGCCGAAACCAGCAGGCTCACTTGTTCCACCCAGGTGATTGCCGTGTTTAGGGTACCTATCGTGTGCGGCTCGACTACGGCGTTGAGGATGGCTCGGCAAATATTTGTGTAAACGGTGCCCATGGAGAAAATGATGAGGGCTGATGTGAAAGATCAGCATATCTGGGTGATTGAGGACCGGAACCAGCCCGATACAGATGGCAAGGTAAAGAAGGCAAACATACCAGTAATTAGAAACCAAGGCGCGAATGCAATGGCGACCATGAAGCACCCGACAGCCAGGAGGATGCCGCTCATTCGGGTGAGCCAGAGATCCCGAACTAGAGGATGCACTCCCGTACGCTTGGTGATCAGCCAGCTCAGCGCGGGGAGAATGGCGAGCAGCATGACCATGTTTGTAACCGTCGAGACAGTTCCCAAGAGCGTTGCCTGCGTGTCGCAACGATTTGTCAGATAACGAACCCCGTGGTGTGTGGCTGAGACGGCGCGACATCGACTTACTTTTGCCCAAGACCAGCCCAGCAAGTTGTGCACGTATTGCGACATGATGTCTATCTTGACATACTTTACGATAACTGTGAGATTGAAGCCGAGGACGAGGGAAATCACGCTCTTGGACTTGATCAAAAAGGTGTAGACATGGCCCATGTCGTTCTTCACGGCGAAGATGATCTGCTGCTTGAGTGTGCGCTTGTCCCTCGCGTCTTCCTCGGACCGCGAGAGTGTCTGCTCGACCTCTTGATCAGCGGCGCGGCGGAGCTCCAGGGTTTCTGGGATGAAAGGCGGCAGGCATGTGCCGATGATTAAGAGGACCATGCCGACGCTGAGAGGCAGCCATGGGTTCTTGCTCAATAGGTAGGCGCTGAGAGGCGCAACTACAAGCTCTCCCGCAAGCGCGATTGCGCCAATCTTGTAGTAAACCGCGGTCCTATCACACGTGAGCTTCTGAATGACTGATCTCGGCAATGGACAAATCTTACAGGCTGGAAATGGGGACGACGTCAGAGATCATGGTCCAGGTCATGGCTTGAATCATGCCTGCGCCTCCACCTATGAATTGGAAAGCTGCTCCGAACCACATGGTCCAAAGAGGGAGAATATTGGGCCACAGAACTGTCCAATGAGCAAATTTCACCGGTAGAAGAGGTATGTTCATAACCTACGGGGCAGCAGCATCCAGGCAAGCTCCAGCGTAATACCTAGCATGGCCAAAGATAGGACTGGTCGGCGGCCATACTTGTCTGCAATAACTCCGTAGGGAATCGCAGTGAGCAATGCTGCGAATACAATAATTAGCCGGCGCTGACAGTTGGGGTTGGAGGGCGGGACATACACGGGACGCAGTCAAATGAGTTTTGCCAGCCTTTAATCATGGCCAGCTGGCCTTGTACATCCGGCCCTTTGCATACATCGTCATCCTCGGCCGAGATGATGTGGTCGGGGTAGCGTTGGCGACAGATAATTTC is a window encoding:
- a CDS encoding ATP synthase F0 translates to MLETLASPQTYTSSHSLKIYNFLSSVGFLVFSKHSLVVTDDICSKIKMAPTKAVDDRNGDIESRPEEETPLLSHDLPPTVAPSRRYQLKVIGLAMTFILIVEVGAYLQIPPSYQLMEEIICRQRYPDHIISAEDDDVCKGPDVQGQLAMIKGWQNSFDCVPSLLTAIPYGVIADKYGRRPVLSLAMLGITLELAWMLLPLLWPNILPLWTMWFGAAFQFIGGGAGMIQAMTWTMISDVVPISSLTAVYYKIGAIALAGELVVAPLSAYLLSKNPWLPLSVGMVLLIIGTCLPPFIPETLELRRAADQEVEQTLSRSEEDARDKRTLKQQIIFAVKNDMGHVYTFLIKSKSVISLVLGFNLTVIVKYVKIDIMSQYVHNLLGWSWAKATLLGTVSTVTNMVMLLAILPALSWLITKRTGVHPLVRDLWLTRMSGILLAVGCFMVAIAFAPWFLITALIIFSMGTVYTNICRAILNAVVEPHTIGTLNTAITWVEQVSLLVSAPVISGLLKAGNSAGGIWLGLPYMAATVMAIAGTAIAFAYLILNFSSSSISLEMARFEVMISYLPVFPVLARDVRHRWMAGVGSPHDVTAKRTNDFFTATRTARPDFFSPPPLPTNPANLPIIGRRRREKHPKGRPNSNRPRKKMGNEESTMLDDSVQPKTLESRSLEAIADYIKSGDAKKIAVMTGAGISTAAGIPDFRSPGTGLYANLARLNLPYAEAVFDISYFRKHPEPFYYLAKELYPGKFHPTVSHAFIALLAKKGLLQMNFTQNIDCLERRAGVPDDKIIEAHGSFATQRCIECKDPFPADRMEKHVQDENVPKCDSCGGLVKPDIVFFGEALPEAFRDNTHLPAVADLIVVMGTSLSVYPFAGLAEASKSGVPRLLLNRERVGQMGRRADDVVELGTCDAGVRKLAALLGWGDELEALWRGIVGKKEAERQLASAAGEGEDDLEEEIRRVTEGVDTALKLDDDKDDEKEGDATENTKETEEVGFPLRQDGGSDTEDAQKSIPEGVVQRMSKAIQGQGGEIGTDIKDDRGREGRTVNGSEGAPQDAKDFRIEAKKKIQLAAQGAATPLDEVAIVFDASAPVAEMKREDPKSAELLSGVSRYEETSAPAAGVDKESAAGSKAESDFASTTAQEASGSVEKEEKPSSGDSKL